A window of the Podospora bellae-mahoneyi strain CBS 112042 chromosome 6, whole genome shotgun sequence genome harbors these coding sequences:
- a CDS encoding hypothetical protein (EggNog:ENOG503P32G; COG:S): MTTPTLSRDDLISLHGFTPLPVDQDAIFQGKPFLHQPTPVPLSSIPYPSSTDPLVAKVQEYAKEKLPIQTYNHSMRVFYWSTIIMQQQLPSLPPISPSTIALTCLLHDIGTTPSNQSSTLLSFEFQGGVIALDLLKELNGNKSQAEAVAEAIIRHQDLGTVGTITALGQILQLATVYDNMSLRPYLIHPDTKAEVNKAYPRKGWSGCFSAAIANEKKLKPWGHTSHLGWEVFENGVRENEFMREVDSWE; the protein is encoded by the exons ATGACGACCCCTACCCTCTCCCGCGACGACCTCATATCCCTCCACGGTTTTACTCCCCTCCCCGTGGACCAGGACGCCATCTTCCAAGGAAAACcattcctccaccaacccaccccgGTCCCTCTCTCGTCCATCCCCTATCCAAGCTCTACCGACCCCTTGGTCGCCAAGGTGCAGGAGTACGCGAAGGAAAAGCTCCCAATCCAAACCTACAACCACTCCATGCGGGTTTTCTACTGGT CAACCATAATCATGCAACAACAAttgccctccctcccccccatctcgCCCTCCACTATAGCCCTGACCTGTCTCCTCCACGACAtcggcaccaccccctccaaccaatcctccaccctcctctcatTCGAGTTCCAAGGCGGGGTGATAGCCCTCGACCTCTTAAAAGAACTCAACGGCAACAAGTCGCAAGCAGAAGCCGTAGCAGAAGCCATAATCCGACACCAAGACCTCGGCACAGTAGGCACCATCACAGCCTTGGGACAAATCCTCCAACTAGCCACAGTCTACGATAACATGTCCCTTCGCCCGTATCTCATCCACCCAGACACCAAGGCCGAGGTGAACAAGGCTTACCCTAGAAAGGGCTGGAGCGGGTGTTTCTCTGCTGCTATCGCCAATGAGAAGAAACTAAAACCCTGGGGGCATACCAGCCatttggggtgggaggtttTTGAGAACGGGGTTCGGGAGAATGAGTTtatgagggaggtggattcTTGGGAGTGA
- a CDS encoding hypothetical protein (EggNog:ENOG503PWWM): MKQPTTHLLTLFLLPFALALPTPADSVNQVEQGTNTPATVGNVNAGIPRCKTQGLSDFCLSNSNKPYCDATGFHNNMMAQCEKNCWCE, translated from the exons ATGAAG CAACCAACCACGCACTtgctcaccctcttcctcctgcccttcgccctcgccctTCCCACACCAGCAGACTCAGTCAATCAAGTGGAGCAAGGGACCAACACGCCGGCGACAGTGGGCAACGTCAACGCCGGTATCCCCCGATGCAAGACACAGGGCCTCAGCGACTTTTGCCTGTCAAACAGCAATAAGCCATACTGCGACGCCACCGGGTTTCACAACAACATGATGGCCCAGTGCGAGAAGAACTGCTGGTGCGAATAG
- a CDS encoding hypothetical protein (EggNog:ENOG503P41J; COG:S), which translates to MASWLALEALFRVTSRATKSIDEHPPTPRPVRVLCLHGYSSNGILLEKHLQPIRSCLPQSWEWHYIDGDYPVPLSTSPPGEHSCRSYYPTPDAHHIDEAHSQVHLYTLLNGLGYDIILGFGQGAALAASILLHEQRDWQIGESEFKLGVFFSSSIPYAKCLQADYNARHVFGIEGETPEVVRDRTTDVPGEMLPTEEQNRFRCQEHETVWEEDFNVDKDGVVWRAETRLCMSLEGHEACRGARKTDKIVVVDKGERTFYQMFHPDVEKARIQIPTVHIHGRNDPWRVQGRALMRMCDEDKVQYAIHEGGHEIPGWGEDLDDVVEAIREGLKEVGIPLEDDE; encoded by the exons ATGGCGTCTTGGCTCGCGCTGGAGGCTCTCTTCAGGGTGACTAGCAGGG cCACCAAATCCATCGATgaacacccccccacccctcgGCCCGTCCGCGTCCTCTGCCTCCACGGCTACTCCTCCAACGGCATCCTCCTAGAAaaacacctccaacccatccGCTCCTGCCTCCCCCAATCCTGGGAGTGGCACTACATCGACGGCGACTACCCCGTCCCGCTCAGCACCTCACCCCCGGGGGAACACTCCTGCCGAAGCTACTACCCAACCCCCGACGCGCACCACATTGACGAGGCGCACTCCCAAGTCCACTTgtacaccctcctcaacgggCTCGGGTacgacatcatcctcggcttcggccAAGGCGCCGCGCTAGCGGCCTCAATTCTGTTGCATGAGCAGCGTGATTGGCAGATTGGGGAGTCAGAGTTCAAACTAGGGGTATTTTTCAGCTCTTCGATCCCATACGCGAAGTGTTTGCAGGCGGATTACAACGCGCGGCACGTTTTTGGGATTGAGGGGGAGACTcctgaggtggtgagggatcGGACGACGGATGTGCCGGGGGAGATGCTACCGACCGAGGAGCAGAATCGTTTCCGGTGTCAGGAGCATGAGActgtttgggaggaggattttAAT GTGGATAAGGATGGGGTTGTTTGGAGGGCGGAGACGAGGTTGTGTATGAGTCTTGAGGGGCATGAGGCGTGTAGGGGGGCGAGGAAAACAGATaagattgtggtggtggataaaGGGGAGAGGACGTTTTATCAGATGTTTCATCCTGAtgtggagaaggcgaggattCAGATCCCGACGGTGCATATACATGGGAGGAATGATCCTTGGAGGGTGCAGGggagggcgttgatgaggatgtgtGATGAGGATAAGGTGCAGTATGCGATTCATGAGGGGGGGCATGAGATTccgggttggggggaggatttggatgatgtggtggaggCTATTAGGGAGGGAttgaaggaggtggggatacccttggaggatgatgagtga
- a CDS encoding hypothetical protein (EggNog:ENOG503PFWI), translating to MPQPGRGRSVTIERREKTSALNPSSRHRDSIRPAMGRKRYRHESHDDVTSTHSVESTDLEDALDSDCGSVSPGETASLLQPHLLKNLQHLACQLAGQTFPVVSQWMDSARYIPPPTIRIPPPKRSKTSSSTPRSILMETSDPSDPSTVLIFRVDGYYPLPCPFAISNPSHHGFCNLQHHLRSISDVVQHLIKHHPNPFYCPICSQTFANEPTCDSHIRERTCKPRSLDIIKGVSQSTLREIIRRDKPHLPEEDRWRNIYRILLPGNKPPGRGTAYISQGLPLAVAMTRDYWEQHGRRILGEYLAKVGSDGSVPPTGDEEVSMLCEIAERELVELVIAEHARKNCQISEVGEGVGEDKWVTVKAEQA from the coding sequence ATGCCACAGCCCGGACGTGGCAGGTCGGTCACGATCgaaagaagggaaaagaCCTCGGCACTGAATCCGTCATCCCGACATCGCGACTCTATACGTCCAGCGATGGGCCGGAAACGCTACCGGCATGAGAGTCATGACGACGTCACCTCAACACACTCTGTCGAGAGCACCGACCTAGAAGATGCCCTCGATAGCGACTGCGGCAGTGTCTCCCCCGGCGAAACAGCCTCATTGTTACAGCCACACTTGCTTAAGAATCTTCAACACCTGGCGTGCCAGTTAGCCGGTCAAACCTTTCCAGTTGTTTCTCAATGGATGGACTCCGCACGCTATATCCCACCCCCTACTATCAGGatcccacctccaaagcGCTCCAAAACCTCTAGCTCAACACCTCGATCCATACTCATGGAGACATCTGACCCATCCGACCCCTCAACCGTCCTCATCTTTCGAGTTGATGGCTACTACCCTCTACCATGTCCCttcgccatctccaacccatcccatcatggATTCTGTAATTTACAGCACCACCTCCGCTCCATCTCTGATGTCGTCCAACATCTTATCAAGCACCACCCCAATCCCTTCTACTGCCCTATCTGCAGTCAAACCTTTGCCAATGAGCCCACCTGCGACAGCCACATTCGGGAACGCACCTGCAAGCCTCGCAGCCTTGACATCATCAAGGGCGTTTCCCAGTCTACACTCAGGGAGATCATTAGACGCGACAAACCGCACCTACCTGAAGAAGACCGCTGGCGGAACATTTATAGGATTTTGCTTCCCGGTAACAAGCCCCCTGGAAGGGGGACGGCATATATAAGCCAGGGCTTGCCGTTGGCAGTAGCAATGACGAGGGATTACTGGGAACAACACGGGCGGAGGATACTGGGTGAGTATCTCGCAAAGGTTGGCTCTGATGGGAGTGTACCTCCAACaggagatgaggaggtcTCGATGCTTTGTGAGATtgcggagagggagttggttgaGCTTGTTATTGCGGAGCATGCCCGGAAGAATTGCCAAATCAgtgaggtgggtgagggggtgggtgaggataAATGGGTGACTGTGAAGGCTGAGCAAGCCTGA
- a CDS encoding hypothetical protein (EggNog:ENOG503PMVQ) encodes MSAPLLMHPAEPATADNTRPRLACPFFRYAPCRHYACASYELKGFEAVKKHLERKHILKNHCARCFRSFESEDARNNHIVSERCSIALGRDEITYDEWTTAQRCPRTKSCEVKWKWLWTTFFKLPALPRELVYFQDAVVEAKNVLIDPVTIQSVLKARLHLDQHEISSVADEVREALLRKNSGARPYRVCDSEGGGDNGIPTNLKASGYGSMGVGAAEMEAEAVAFALPPARHALLPEEPCLPIIGETSPHPAAVVSPVTPLPASFSLGPISVPQQPASTSGEGPETNTFDAWRTVCLVPWATAEGILARLMEDPISWFKPDGPKWSDVYDHIDRDALRKFWALGNTPAVQVSIPIRSTHVQSLAAIESELFDFEVAGIRPSSSTDYIPEL; translated from the coding sequence ATGTCAGCTCCATTACTGATGCACCCTGCTGAGCCTGCCACCGCCGACAACACCAGGCCAAGGCTAGCTTGTCCCTTCTTCCGTTATGCTCCATGTCGCCATTACGCGTGCGCCAGTTACGAGCTGAAGGGCTTCGAGGCGGTCAAGAAGCACCTCGAGAGGAAACACATCCTGAAGAATCACTGCGCCCGTTGCTTCAGGTCGTTTGAAAGTGAGGATGCAAGAAACAACCACATCGTGAGCGAGCGCTGCTCAATCGCGCTTGGCCGCGACGAAATAACATACGACGAATGGACCACAGCGCAGCGGTGCCCTAGAACGAAGTCCTGTGAAGTGAAGTGGAAGTGGTTGTGGACGACATTCTTCAAGCTCCCAGCACTGCCTCGAGAGCTTGTCTATTTTCAAGATGCTGTCGTGGAGGCCAAAAACGTTTTGATCGACCCTGTTACCATACAGTCAGTTCTCAAGGCGCGACTGCACCTTGATCAACACGAAATTTCATCAGTAGCCGACGAGGTCCGCGAAGCCTTGCTCCGTAAAAATTCCGGTGCAAGACCTTATCGCGTCTGCGACAGCGAGGGTGGCGGTGACAATGGGATACCGACTAACTTGAAAGCCTCGGGGTATGGGTCTATGGGTGTAGGGGCCGCAGAAATGGAAGCAGAGGCCGTTGCTTTTGCCCTTCCACCAGCGCGACACGCATTGCTTCCAGAAGAACCATGTCTCCCAATCATCGGAGAAACTTCTCCTCACCCTGCCGCTGTGGTCAGTCCTGTCACCCCTCTGCCAGCCAGCTTTAGCCTCGGACCGATATCGGtacctcaacaaccagcgTCCACCAGCGGCGAGGGCCCTGAAACAAACACCTTCGACGCTTGGCGAACCGTGTGTTTGGTCCCTTGGGCGACCGCGGAGGGGATCTTGGCAAGGTTGATGGAAGACCCGATTTCATGGTTTAAACCGGATGGTCCCAAGTGGAGTGACGTTTACGACCACATCGACCGGGATGCTCTGAGGAAGTTCTGGGCTCTTGGAAACACACCGGCAGTACAGGTTTCGATACCGATCCGGTCCACCCATGTCCAAAGCCTGGCCGCAATAGAATCCGAGCTGTTCGATTTCGAGGTCGCAGGCATCCGGCCTTCATCGTCCACGGATTACATTCCAGAGCTCTGA
- a CDS encoding hypothetical protein (EggNog:ENOG503P65I; COG:S), which produces MAMIANKARSDLSYERTGRPKDRKNKRRCEIKNYDTDGDNDIPYLEQEDKAPGTGSSDISWSCPFWKRDPFHHMDCMSYKLRRIRDVKQHLMRKHYELPFYCPICQHKFSDIKERDHHIRQRTCTEDLKGRTDPPNTSIPPEKQELLRARLGGSDKEIWYQIWDILFEARTPPATPHQKTVIEEVVDVLQGFWSEHRLEIILDVTHEQDSYDEDADSIRAQLPGLMSTALSSLVRRVKEAVRKIDHCEPTSPATENYGTPVTSTPSNFTSTFPSKRHESFMKKKGQNDAYTRKLGRVCKEYMSMRKEIWQPLAVRCKEKWNVVEMQCMSNGLKGIQSHARAYTKSVTPATSMMEISICQPPATPSSQSFDNPQFEGFQNFSPFLEVDGGLVQPFGAGHDPGFDMGNDGTINFLQDWDPSIIFPLFPEGHGASSASAHSEGMQYSPLSSTTTSEVSFLQWDGGDG; this is translated from the exons ATGGCTATGATTGCAAACAAAGCGAGATCCGACCTCTCGTATGAGCGGACCGGTAGGCCAAAGGATCGCAAAAACAAACGCAGATGTGAGATCAAGAACTACGACACAGACGGGGACAATGATATTCCATATCTCGAGCAGGAAGACAAGGCTCCGGGGACTGGATCTTCCGATATATCGTGGAGTTGTCCATTCTGGAAGCGGGACCCCTTTCACCATATGGATTGCATGTCCTACAAGCTTAGACGAATTCGAGATGTCAAGCAGCATCTCATGCGCAAACACTACGAACTCCCGTTTTACTGCCCGATTTGCCAACACAAGTTTTCCGACATCAAGGAACGTGATCATCACATCCGACAGCGAACATGTACGGAAGATTTGAAAGGGAGAACAGACCCACCAAACACATCGATTCCGCCTGAAAAGCAGGAGCTGTTGCGAGCGCGGTTGGGTGGGTCAGACAAGGAGATATGGTATCAGATTTGGGATATCCTTTTTGAAGCCAGGACACCGCCGGCGACACCACATCAGAAGACCGTCATCGAAGAGGTTGTCGATGTGTTGCAAGGGTTCTGGAGTGAACACCGATTGGAAATCATTCTTGATGTCACCCACGAACAAGATTCATACGACGAAGACGCCGATTCTATCAGAGCGCAGCTCCCAGGCTTGATGTCAACGGCATTGTCTAGTCTcgtgaggagggtgaaagAGGCTGTCCGCAAGATCGACCACTGTGAGCCCACATCACCAGCAACTGAGAATTATGGGACGCCGGTTACCAGCACGCCATCCAACTTTACGTCGACATTCCCATCAAAGAGACACGAAAGCttcatgaagaagaagggtcaGAATGACGCCTATAcgaggaagctggggagggtgtgCAAGGAGTACATGAGTATGCGCAAGGAAATTTGGCAACCCCTGGCGGTAAGGTGTAAAGAGAAGTGGAATGTGGTTGAAATGCAG TGTATGTCCAACGGCCTCAAGGGCATTCAATCCCACGCTCGTGCTTACACCAAATCGGTGACACCCGCCACTAGCATGATGGAAATATCGATTTGTCAACCTCCCGCaacgccatcatcacaaagCTTCGATAACCCCCAGTTCGAAGGTTTCCAAAACTTCTCGCCATTCCTAGAGGTCGACGGCGGGTTAGTACAACCCTTTGGCGCAGGTCACGACCCGGGATTCGATATGGGGAACGATGGCACAATTAATTTCCTCCAGGATTGGGACCCTTCGATTATTTTCCCACTCTTCCCT